The sequence GCGGTCACCGGTGAACATGCGGCCCGTGCGGTTGCCCCCGTGCGCGGCGGGCGCCAGCCCGATGATCACCAGGCGGGCGTCGGCCGGCCCGAAGCCGGGCACCGGCCGCCCCCAGTACGTCCAGTCGGCGAACGCGGCCCGCTTGGTCCGGGCCACCTCCTCGCGCCATTCGACCAGCCGGGGACAGGCCCGGCAGTCCGCGACGCGCCGGTCGAGCCGGGCGAGGGCGCTGCTGTCGTCCATACCGCCACGGTATGCCCGGCGCGGTCGGGCGGCCCGGGGCACGGCGACCCGGGGACGGCGGCCTTCGCACAGGCGCGGCGTCCCCGCGTCAGGTGACGGTGAGGGTCGCTCCGAGATGGATGCGCGCCGAGGAGCTCCCGATCTTGATCTCGAAGGTTCCCGGCTCCACGACGGTGCGCAGTCGTTCGTCCACCAGGGTGAGATCCCGGCCCGCCGTGATGCCGAAGCCGACCGTGACCCGTTCACCGGGCTCCGCACGAACCTTTCGTACCCCGCGCAGCCGGATGTACGGCAGCGACACCGACGCCTGGTTGTCGGTGACATACAGCTGGACCACCTCGGTCCCGGCCCGCCGTCCTGTGTTGGTGATGTCGACGAGGACCCGGGTGGTGCCGTCGATCCCGATGGAGTCGCGGGTCAGCCGGACGCGGTCGTAGCGGAAGGTCGTGTAGCCGCGTCCCGCGCCGAACTCGTACAAGGGCGTGGAGGGCATGTCGATGTAGTCGTCCGCGTCCGCCCTGGCACGCTTGCGGTCGTAGGACATCGGCAGTTGACCCACGTGGCGGGGGAACGTGACGGGCAGGCGGCCGGTCGGCTCGGTCTCGCCGAACAGCGCCTCGGCGACCGCCCGGCCCCCCCATTACCGTCTTCGTGGCCCCGCAACGGGGTTACCGGCCTTCGGAGTTGGCATGACTGCCTCCCCTTGTCGAGTGCATGGCCTGGGGGGTGGTGTCACCAGCTCCGGAGGCACTGACAGACCGCTGATTAGGGGCATGACCACCGGCCTTTCCCCAGGTCGGGAGGCTCTTCGTAATGTGGATGTGGCGATCAGTGCCGTGGCAGGGCCGGACGAGTACGACCGGAGGACACTGCACGTGATCGACACCCGCGACATCGACGTCTACCTCGGCCTGGACGTGGGCAAGGGCGAACACCACGCCACCGCCGTCACCCCGGCCGGCAAGAAAGCCTTCGACAAGCGGCTGCCCAACAGCGAGCCCAAACTCCGTGAGGTCTTCGCGAAACTGCAGGCCAAGCACGGCACCGTCCTCGTGGTCGTCGACCAGCCGGCCACGATCGGGGCCCTGCCGCTGGCCGTCGCCCGCGACATGGGCTGCCAGGTCGCCTATCTGCCCGGCCTCACGATGCGGCGGATAGCCGACCTCTACCCCGGCGAGGCCAAGACCGACGCCCGCGACGCATTCATCATCGCGGACGCAGCCCGCGCCATGCCGCACACCTTGCGCTCGCTCGACCTGGACGACGCCACCGTCGCCGAGCTGGAGATGATCGTCGGCTTCGACGACGACCTCGCCGCCGAAGCCACCCGACTGTCCAACCGGCTCCGCGGCCTGTTCACCCAGGTCCACCCTCACCTCGAACGCGTCCTGGGCCCGCGCATGCAGCACCCCGCCGTGCTGAAACTGCTCAGCCAGTTCGGCTCCCCAGCCCAGATCCGCAAGGCCGGACGCCGAAGGCTGATCACCCTGATCCGCCCCAAGGCTCCCAGGATGACGGAACGGCTGATCGACGAGGTCTTCACCGCACTCGACGAACAGACGGTCATCGTCCCGGGCACGGACGCAGCCGCGCTGATCGTCCCCAGCCTGGCCGACTCGCTCCAAGCAGTCCTCGACCAGCGCAAACTCCTCGCTCACCGGATCGAGGAACTCCTGGAGGCCCACCCTCTTTCCCAGGTCCTGATGTCCATGCCCGGCATCGGCATCAGGACCGGAGCCCGCATCCTCATCGACGTCGGCGACGGCACCAACTTCCCGTCCGCCGCCCACTTGGCCGCCTACGCCGGCCTCGCCCCGGCAACGAGAAGCTCGGGCTCCTCGATCCGCGGCGAACAGCCCTCCCGCCGGGGAAACAAGCAGCTCAAGCGGGCTTTCTTCCTCTCCGCCTTCGCTGCCCTGGCCGACCCGACCTCCCGCACCTACTACGACAAGAAGATCGCCCAGGGAAAGCACCACACCCAAGCCCTCCTCTGCCTCGCCAGACGTCGGGCCGACGTGCTCTTCGCCATGCTCCGCGACGGCACCTTCTACCAACCCCCAACCCCGATCACCCCTTGACCAAAGTCATAGGGGCACCCCCCCGCCTCGCCGGGCAGCCAGGCGATCAGGAGTGCGGGCAGGTGTGCGGCGGCCCAGCGCGGGGCCAGCGCTCTGCCGGTGACCACCACGGCGGCGGTCGGCGTACCGGTCGCGCGGACCTCTTTCAGGAGCCTCTCCTGGAGGCCGGTCAGCTCCAGCGTGGCGCTGTCCTTCAGTTCGCCGTCGGTACGGTCGGGAGAGAAGTAGCCGCCCCTGGTCCGTTCGCCGACCACCACGACCGCCGCGTCCGCCTGCCGCGCCGCCGCACGGGCCGCCGCCAGGCCGGAGGCGTCGTCCCCGGTGATGTCGCAGCCACGGACGTGCACGATCCGTACGTCGTCGCCCACCAGTTCCTGGAGCGCTTCGCGGATCGAGGGAACCGGATGCAGGGTGGGGAAGGCGTTGTACTCGCCCAGCAGGTTCAGCCCGTCGTCCGCGAGGGGGCCGATCAGAGCGAGCGTGCGCACCCGGTCGCGGGACAGTGGCAGCAGCTCCTTGTCGTTCTCGAGGAGGACGAGGGACTCCCGGGCGGCCGCGCACCACCCGGCTCCGCCCCGCACCGCGGCCCGGACGGCCCGGCCGACCGGTCGGATCCCCGTCGGCCAGGGGCCCGCCGCCGTCCGCTCGCCGGAAAACGGATCCGGGTCTCCCGCCCCGGCGGGCTAAGGTCGGGAACATGGCTTCCGAGGACGCGGACGAGAACGTGCACGGTGACAGCGGCGGGCCTGGCGGGACGGCTCCCGCCCAGGACGCCGGGGGTTCCGGAACCGCCGGCGCCCAGCCGCTCGATCCCGAGATCGCCGCCGCGGTGGCCGCCGCCGAGGCCGCCGGAGCGGCCCGGGGCGAGACCGTACGGATCGACAGCTGGATCTGGGCCGTCCGCCTGATCAAGACCCGTTCTCTGGGCGCGGCCGCCTGCCGTGGCGGGCACGTCCACGTCAACGGCGAGCGTGTGAAGCCCGCCTACTCCGTGCACGTCGGCGACGAGGTGCGGCTGCGGCACGAGGGCCGGGAACGGGTCGTGATCGTCAAGCGCCTGATCCGCAAGCGGGTCGGCGCTCCGGTGGCCGTCCAGTGCTATGTCGACAACTCCCCGCCTCCCCCGCCCCGCGAGGCCATCGCCCCCGCCGGCCTGCGCGACCGCGGCACCGGCCGCCCCACCAAGCGGGACCGCCGCGAGCTGGAGCGACTGCGCGCACTGCGCGGATCGGGCGGACCGCTGATGGGCGGACCTGGCGGGCCTGGCGGCGGGCCGCAAGGACCCGGCGGGCCGGGCGGGCGGCCGCGGGGCCGATAGGCCACAGCCGCCCCGCGCGCACGTCCTCTCCACGCCCGCGCATCCCCCTGTCCCGCACACCGGTGACGTCGGCCGGGCCCCCGCGCCCCTGCCGACGTCATCGGCGAAGTCCCTTACGGGTCACGCCCGTCGGCCCGCCCCCAGCAGCCGCAGCAGTTCCGCGTTGCTCCCGCGCCGGGCCCAGGCGATCAGGACGAGCGGCACGATCAGGATCAGCGGGGTCGCCGCGTACTGACCGTCGAAGACGGTGAGCTGGACGATGAACGCGCCGACCATGAGCGCGCTCAGCGCCACCGCCGCCACCGACTGCAGCACCGGCACCAACAGGGCGACCGCGCCCGCCAGTTCGAGCGCGCCGATGGTGTACATGCCCACACCGCCCCAGCCGATCTTGTCGAAGGACTCGACGGCCGACGGGTGCGCGATCAGCTTGGGCAGCGCGCTCGCGATCCCGTAGAAGAGCGCGAGCAGCACCTGCACCGCACGCAGGGCGATCCGGGCGAACCGACCACGGGCGGTCCCGGAAACGGCGGAGGTGGAAGTGACGGGAGCGGTGGTCTCGGACATGGGGGTCTCCTGGGGGAAGCGGTCCCGGTTGCTGTCACCGAGGTAGACCGGCCGCGCCCCGAGAACTCATCGCCTTTCACCCCACCGGTTCCGCCCTCTTCCCCGTCCCGGTCGGCGTCGGGGTCGTCACCGCCACGGCGGAAACCGTCCGTGAGGAACTCCC is a genomic window of Streptomyces griseochromogenes containing:
- a CDS encoding fibronectin type III-like domain-contianing protein, coding for MVQLYVTDNQASVSLPYIRLRGVRKVRAEPGERVTVGFGITAGRDLTLVDERLRTVVEPGTFEIKIGSSSARIHLGATLTVT
- a CDS encoding glycoside hydrolase family 3 protein: MRGGAGWCAAARESLVLLENDKELLPLSRDRVRTLALIGPLADDGLNLLGEYNAFPTLHPVPSIREALQELVGDDVRIVHVRGCDITGDDASGLAAARAAARQADAAVVVVGERTRGGYFSPDRTDGELKDSATLELTGLQERLLKEVRATGTPTAAVVVTGRALAPRWAAAHLPALLIAWLPGEAGGCPYDFGQGVIGVGGW
- a CDS encoding RNA-binding S4 domain-containing protein, translating into MASEDADENVHGDSGGPGGTAPAQDAGGSGTAGAQPLDPEIAAAVAAAEAAGAARGETVRIDSWIWAVRLIKTRSLGAAACRGGHVHVNGERVKPAYSVHVGDEVRLRHEGRERVVIVKRLIRKRVGAPVAVQCYVDNSPPPPPREAIAPAGLRDRGTGRPTKRDRRELERLRALRGSGGPLMGGPGGPGGGPQGPGGPGGRPRGR
- a CDS encoding DoxX family protein; this encodes MSETTAPVTSTSAVSGTARGRFARIALRAVQVLLALFYGIASALPKLIAHPSAVESFDKIGWGGVGMYTIGALELAGAVALLVPVLQSVAAVALSALMVGAFIVQLTVFDGQYAATPLILIVPLVLIAWARRGSNAELLRLLGAGRRA